The sequence TTATGACTACTTAGAATTAAAGCGCCAGTATGAACAGCAGGCCAATCAAGATGTACAACAAGCCCAAGCGCAAGCCAAGCAAAGGCGCACCGAGCGCTTATTAGCGCAGGCGGATCTTAATCCGGAGTGGGTGTTTGCTAACATGGACCGCGAAGACCCCGTGTTAGGCCATCACATTGATATGGCTCATCACTTCATTAATGCCTTTGATCATTGGCAAGAAAAAGGCGGCGCTGCCATTTTAATCTACGGCGATTTTGGCACTGGAAAATCGACACTGGCCGGCTCCATTGCCCACGATCTTATTTATCAGCATCAAAAATCAGTTATTTTTCAGCAATGGGCCTCTGTGGTAGACCGTTTGTTTTTTGGCGTGATTGAAGATCAAGAAAGTCGTAATCTCTATCGACGTGCTCTCGAAGAGGTGGATCTATTGATCCTTGATGAAGTAGCCGCCAACCGAGCACGTCTTGCAGAAAGTCAGTCGAGCTTTTTAGGGCATCTCTTGCGTCGCCGTCGTAACTTAGGGAAAAGCGTGATCATTATTACTAACCATGATCCGCAAGCGTTACACAGAGCGGTGGGAGATTTTTGTTTTGAGGCCATCAAAGCTTTTCATCCGGTGGATGTCGCCCTGCATGGCCCAAGCCGACGCCCCGACATTGGCGATTATCGCAGCTGATAGCAAAAAGGGTGAAGAGAGAAAAGACAGGCTCTATCTTTAACTGAGCGCCGAGCACTCAGCGCTGTTTTATTTAGAAGCGTAAGTAAAGCAGCGCTAATAGTCCCGCGCCCAAGATAAACTTATTGCGTACTTTATGGGGCATATTGGCTAAGCGCCACAGTAGGCCTGCCTTTGGTAAACTACTGACGATACCCCAAATATCATGCTCCGATGCCTCTTGTTGGCGACGCATTTGGTTACTCAATAACTTTAAGCGCAAAGCCTCGGCTTTCAGTTGCAGTAATTTTTGTTCTTCTTGCAAAGAAGGATGCATGATTTACTCCTTTAAAGACCAATCGGTCATGGTCTTTTTGCCTTGTACGTAGGCTACATCTTCTTGTAGGTCTTGCAGCGTGTCGGCAAAAAACCGTCTTTGGTGCGCCAAATTACGCGCTATGCTCCAAAATATGCTCAGCATAATAATAAATAACAGTGCCGCTAAACCAAAAAACACCCAAACTTTTTGTTGTGGGCTTAACACCACATTTAAGCCAAATAACAGACTAATATAAGCCATAAAAAACAGCATAATGGCACCCAACGCCAGTATGCCTAACCGCACCATGCGCTCTTTTTGCGCCACAAACTCAATACGAGCTAATTTAAAACGCACAAATAAGAGTTCAGTCGCAGTCTGTACTAGCTCCTTTAACGAATTTATTTGGCCGCTCATCAATATACCGCCCTCTGCATGGCTTGCCCTCGAAAACCCAGTTAGGGTTACTCAAGGGCAAGTGAAGCTGTATTATTTATTTAGTAACCTTAGCAATTAAGCTTAACAATCAAGTCGAATAGATGGCCTGACGTCAGCTTAATAGTGAGTTATTGTTAACGCCCACAACGGCTTAGGAAGGCACCAAGCAACAATCCGGCGACTGCGGCCACACCCATCGCATGGTAGGGTTTTTCATGGACCCAATCATTGGTATTAGAGGCGGCTGCACGGGTTTTCTCAACCACATTGCTTTCAAGATGTGCGTATTGTTCTTGCGCTTTGGTCAGCTGGGCTTTTAATTTTTCTTTTAAAATCTTGCCTTCTTGAGTGCCATCATCTACTGCAGCTTTATATAACACTTCAGCATCTTTTAGCACTTGCTTGACGTCATCCATTAATACCGCTCTTTCTGTTTCATATCTCTGGCTCATAGGGCCTCCTGATGGTGAAGAGTAAAAATCAGTTTTAATAAAAAGTGTCGCTCATTTACCTTATCCACTAACGGCAATATTTGCCAGCTTGTTAATGAAATTATTATCTCGCTAAGACTGTTTCTGTCATCACGATGATTATTCTACAAAAGGCTAACTTAAGTTAGCCTTGTTAACAGATTCGTTAATCTTAGAAGCGGGCGTCTACACCTAACATCCAACCGTCTGATTCAAACTTTAAATCATTGTTAGCTAACGCATTCTCAAAGGTAACATTGGTCATGGCATAACCGGCGCGCACACCTAGCTCTATGGGTAATTCAATCGCCCAGCGCACGCCAACGCGGGCTTCTTCGCCGGTTACATCTTCCCAGCCAAGCACTTTAGCATCAGCAAACAGCGAGAAATTGGTCACCGGCAGCATCACTTCCGTGGCCACATACGCATGTGGGCTACCTTGGCTGCTCACACTGCTACCCACTTCGATATCTGAATAACGGCTGTAACCGGCACCCACATCCAATGACAGCAAGCTATTATCCAATAGCTCATAATAAGCAGTGACAGAAGACTGCTCGAAACCAAAATCGTCAGCGCCGTGGGTGGAATACTCCACTAATGCATTAGGGATCAAGGGAATAAAGTGCTCAAACGCTGCGTAAGCATGGTAGTTATCTTGATGCTCGTTGGCAGTAGTACCGTCCACTTTTAGATCGGAATACACATAGTCCACGCCCACTTTAGCGCCCAACACGTCCGCAGCCACAGGAGCAGAAACGGCAAATACAGCAGCGCAGGCCAAAAAGACAGATTTTTTCACTAAATTACCCTCAAGAATAATTAGCACTCGATATTAAATGCCAAAGGACTCATAAATCTCTGGTATTGCAGCATAAAAGGCTATCGACACCAAGCTTATTACCCGATTTAGAGTCTAGAGCACGCCCAAACTGGGCGTCACTGGCCTGACCGTAAGCCAGATACCCCCGAGCGTGGGAGCCGCTAAGATAAGTATTAGGCTTATTTAAGCTGATTATTGATAGGCGTCTAACGGTAAACAGCTGCAGAATAAATTGCGATCTCCATACACATCATCGATACGATTAACACTTGGCCAAAACTTGGCTCGCCGTACTTCTGGAGTAGGAAAAGCGGCTTGCTCGCGACTATAAGCGTGCTGCCAGTCGGCAACCAGTACATCGTCTTGGGTATGCGGCGCATTCACTAAGGGATTGTCAGCCAAAGTCCAATGCCCGGTTTCAACGAGGCGAATTTCTTGACGGATCTGCTTCATGGCCGCAATAAAGCGATCAATCTCGGCTTTAGACTCTGACTCGGTCGGCTCTATCATTAAGGTGCCCGCCACCGGAAAGCTCATGGTCGGCGCATGAAAGCCAAAGTCGTTTAAGCGCTTGGCAATATCTAACTCACTAATACCACTGCTGCCTTTTAAGGGCCGCACATCCACTATGCACTCGTGGGCCACTCTATTATTACGCCCCGTATAGAGAATAGAGTAATCCTCGGCTAAGCAGGTCATTAAGTAATTGGCGTTCAGAATGGCCACTTGTGAGGCGCGCTTTAGGCCCTCATCACCGAGCAAGGCCATGTACATCCAACTAATAGTCAAGATGCTGGCCGAGCCAAAGGGTGCTGCGGACACGGCGCCATTATCACGACTCTCGGCCGTGGTTTTTATCAGCGTATGGCCAGCAACAAAAGGCGCCAGATGCGCCTTAACGCCAATCGGCCCCATGCCAGGACCACCGCCGCCATGAGGAATGGCAAAGGTTTTGTGCAGATTAAGGTGCGAGACATCGGCGCCAATAAAGCCCGGTGAAGTCAGGCCTACTTGCGCGTTCATATTGGCGCCATCCATATACACTTGGCCGCCATGCTGATGAATAAGCGCGCAAATCTCCCGAATGTTTTCTTCATATACGCCGTGCGTCGAGGGATAGGTGATCATGATGCAAGATAACTGCTCACCCGCCTCAGCAGCCTTAGCTTTAAGATCGCTCACGTCCACGTTGCCTTGTTTATCACAGGCCACCACTATCACTTTCATGCTAGCCATTTGCGCGGACGCGGGGTTAGTGCCGTGCGCCGAGCTTGGGATCAAGCAAATATCGCGCTGCGTCTCGCCTTGAGACGCATGGTATTTCTTAATGGCTAATAGGCCTGCATATTCCCCTTGCGCGCCTGAGTTAGGTTGCAGGCACACTGCATCG comes from Oceanisphaera profunda and encodes:
- a CDS encoding DUF883 family protein gives rise to the protein MSQRYETERAVLMDDVKQVLKDAEVLYKAAVDDGTQEGKILKEKLKAQLTKAQEQYAHLESNVVEKTRAAASNTNDWVHEKPYHAMGVAAVAGLLLGAFLSRCGR
- a CDS encoding phage holin family protein, with product MSGQINSLKELVQTATELLFVRFKLARIEFVAQKERMVRLGILALGAIMLFFMAYISLLFGLNVVLSPQQKVWVFFGLAALLFIIMLSIFWSIARNLAHQRRFFADTLQDLQEDVAYVQGKKTMTDWSLKE
- a CDS encoding TIGR04219 family outer membrane beta-barrel protein encodes the protein MKKSVFLACAAVFAVSAPVAADVLGAKVGVDYVYSDLKVDGTTANEHQDNYHAYAAFEHFIPLIPNALVEYSTHGADDFGFEQSSVTAYYELLDNSLLSLDVGAGYSRYSDIEVGSSVSSQGSPHAYVATEVMLPVTNFSLFADAKVLGWEDVTGEEARVGVRWAIELPIELGVRAGYAMTNVTFENALANNDLKFESDGWMLGVDARF
- a CDS encoding DnaA ATPase domain-containing protein is translated as MKKTAEEIAADLNDIARRRRRPRPQKDLSPTAKPGETKQVLNRIQQLRAGGTLPSYDYLELKRQYEQQANQDVQQAQAQAKQRRTERLLAQADLNPEWVFANMDREDPVLGHHIDMAHHFINAFDHWQEKGGAAILIYGDFGTGKSTLAGSIAHDLIYQHQKSVIFQQWASVVDRLFFGVIEDQESRNLYRRALEEVDLLILDEVAANRARLAESQSSFLGHLLRRRRNLGKSVIIITNHDPQALHRAVGDFCFEAIKAFHPVDVALHGPSRRPDIGDYRS